In Curtobacterium sp. TC1, the following proteins share a genomic window:
- the serC gene encoding phosphoserine transaminase codes for MADIVIPAELLPTDGRFGCGPSKIRGAQLESLVTRGATILGTSHRQKPVKDLVGSVRSGLADLFQVPEGYEVVLGNGGSTAFWDAAAFGLIERRAENLSFGEFGSKFAKAAGAPWLEAPHVVEAPGGSLAALEPIDGVDVYAYPHNETSTGVMAPVVRAAGDAGALTVVDATSAAGGAAFDVDATDVYYFAPQKNFASDGGLWLALFSPAAIERVERIAASGRYIPEFLSLKNAVDNSRLNQTLNTPAISTLLLLDDQVRWINESGGLAWADTRTKTSSSTLYDWAESVDYATPFVTDPAARSQVVATIDLDDSIDAKAVAATLRANGIVDTEPYRKLGRNQLRVATFTAIDPDDVAKLVQAIDFTVDALR; via the coding sequence ATGGCAGACATCGTCATCCCCGCCGAACTCCTCCCCACCGACGGCCGCTTCGGCTGCGGACCGTCCAAGATCCGCGGCGCGCAGCTCGAGTCCCTCGTGACGCGCGGGGCCACGATCCTCGGCACGTCCCACCGTCAGAAGCCCGTGAAGGACCTGGTCGGCAGCGTCCGCTCCGGGCTCGCCGACCTGTTCCAGGTCCCCGAGGGCTACGAGGTCGTCCTCGGCAACGGCGGTTCGACCGCCTTCTGGGACGCCGCCGCGTTCGGCCTCATCGAACGCCGTGCGGAGAACCTGTCCTTCGGCGAGTTCGGGTCGAAGTTCGCCAAGGCGGCCGGCGCACCGTGGCTCGAGGCGCCGCACGTCGTCGAGGCCCCCGGCGGATCACTCGCCGCGCTCGAGCCGATCGACGGCGTCGACGTCTACGCCTACCCCCACAACGAGACCTCGACCGGCGTGATGGCCCCGGTCGTCCGCGCCGCCGGTGACGCCGGAGCGCTCACGGTCGTCGACGCCACGAGCGCCGCCGGTGGTGCCGCGTTCGACGTGGACGCCACCGACGTCTACTACTTCGCACCGCAGAAGAACTTCGCCTCCGACGGCGGCCTGTGGCTCGCGCTGTTCTCCCCCGCAGCGATCGAGCGCGTCGAGCGCATCGCGGCGAGCGGTCGGTACATCCCGGAGTTCCTGTCGCTCAAGAACGCCGTCGACAACTCGCGCCTGAACCAGACGCTCAACACCCCGGCGATCTCGACGCTGCTGCTGCTCGACGACCAGGTCCGGTGGATCAACGAGTCCGGCGGCCTGGCGTGGGCGGACACCCGCACGAAGACCTCGTCGTCGACGCTGTACGACTGGGCCGAGTCGGTCGACTACGCGACCCCGTTCGTCACCGATCCCGCAGCCCGCTCGCAGGTCGTCGCCACGATCGACCTCGACGACTCGATCGACGCCAAGGCCGTCGCCGCGACCCTGCGCGCGAACGGCATCGTCGACACCGAGCCGTACCGGAAGCTCGGCCGCAACCAGCTGCGCGTCGCGACGTTCACCGCGATCGACCCGGACGACGTCGCGAAGCTCGTGCAGGCGATCGACTTCACGGTCGACGCCCTGCGCTGA
- a CDS encoding DUF3027 domain-containing protein, which translates to MTDSDAVPVDYTDLARTALLEVTPESSIGAPVGTVDEGDGVVSVLFANRMPGYPGWRWTVSVAKVGDEDPTVLEVELMPGDGSLVAPEWVPWSERLAEYRAAQDHESDEESDDDSDDDDEDDDFDDESDDDSDEDADYDDADDDEADDESDDDDDFDADEDDLDESDDDDIEGVDVDALAEVDDDASDGDDETVDEAPQPPRRRRAQRVRPVDPDADLVVDQLDAGEIDPDFHRS; encoded by the coding sequence ATGACAGACAGCGACGCAGTACCTGTTGACTACACCGACCTGGCGCGGACCGCGCTGCTCGAGGTGACCCCGGAGTCGAGCATCGGCGCGCCCGTCGGCACCGTGGACGAGGGCGACGGCGTCGTCTCCGTCCTCTTCGCGAACCGCATGCCGGGGTACCCCGGCTGGCGCTGGACCGTCAGCGTCGCGAAGGTCGGCGACGAGGACCCCACCGTGCTCGAGGTCGAGCTGATGCCCGGCGACGGCTCGCTCGTGGCGCCGGAGTGGGTGCCGTGGTCCGAGCGACTGGCCGAGTACCGGGCGGCGCAGGACCACGAGTCGGACGAGGAGTCCGACGACGATTCGGATGACGACGACGAGGACGACGACTTCGACGACGAGTCGGACGACGACTCGGACGAGGACGCCGACTACGACGACGCGGACGATGACGAAGCCGACGACGAGTCGGATGACGACGACGACTTCGACGCCGACGAGGACGACCTGGACGAGTCGGACGACGACGACATCGAGGGTGTGGACGTCGACGCGCTCGCCGAGGTCGACGATGACGCCTCCGACGGTGACGACGAAACGGTCGACGAGGCTCCGCAGCCGCCCCGCCGTCGCCGCGCCCAGCGCGTGCGGCCGGTCGACCCGGACGCCGACCTCGTGGTCGACCAGCTCGACGCGGGCGAGATCGACCCGGACTTCCACCGCTCCTGA
- a CDS encoding cold-shock protein, translated as MPTGKVKFYDDDKGFGFITGDDGDQVFLHASSLPDGVVTVKAGSRLEYGVVQGKKGSQALSVRLLDPQPSLSRMTRRSADDMAVIVEDLVKELDRISGDLRHGRYPKNGDRLAAILRHVADQLEA; from the coding sequence ATGCCCACCGGCAAGGTCAAGTTCTACGACGACGACAAGGGCTTCGGCTTCATCACCGGAGACGACGGCGACCAGGTGTTCCTGCACGCTTCCTCGCTGCCCGACGGCGTCGTGACCGTGAAGGCGGGATCCCGGCTCGAGTACGGCGTCGTGCAGGGGAAGAAGGGGTCGCAGGCACTGTCCGTGCGGCTCCTCGACCCGCAGCCGTCGTTGTCGCGGATGACCCGTCGCTCCGCAGACGACATGGCCGTGATCGTCGAGGACCTGGTGAAGGAACTCGACCGGATCAGCGGAGACCTCCGCCACGGCCGCTACCCGAAGAACGGCGATCGACTCGCCGCCATCCTGCGGCACGTCGCAGACCAGTTGGAGGCGTGA
- a CDS encoding helicase-associated domain-containing protein, translated as MTTTADLAARLRALPDDSLERLVAARSLPPAALGETGPQRITDFFDLAEALRTDDAVDAAVEHLPRATILALRDSGDADSLGPAITLGLADEDGAVDDAVAARVAAHPDLVALERSGGPDRPDRAPHADDVAGRDRARTSGAEQAFSSMTVLAELLRAVDAGSVRELVKGGIGTPLAKALAERTGTEADVVPGRLELLDRVGFADPGSGRWTVTDAGQAWLVTDWPDRWATLVSAWADTLGTAVHEVLALADDDLRDLVALGRWAYPAGSRWLDALLLDAAGTAGSLGLAVDGIVTSTGRALLDGDAGPASEDLPGTVDQVYLQHDLTVIAPGPLAPVDDAALRTVAVLEAPGLAARYRISEDTLRAAFRAGHSRDDVLALLTRLSSTGVPQPLAYLVDQVAGRDGSIVVDRGEGGVGAVVRGTADQLDLIGVDAELRQMAWERSDLTTLTTRYPAHVVHTALEDQRYPAVLATGARPETHHGPPGRRSPTGRSPEQAAHALVERLRLTTQRGDAEPEQEWLGRQIDLAVRGRTPIRLTVRMPDGSERPFSIIPTSVAAGRVRGRDTSVDVERTLPLSLVVAVESDA; from the coding sequence ATGACGACCACCGCCGACCTGGCCGCCCGACTCCGGGCGTTGCCGGACGACTCCCTCGAACGACTCGTCGCTGCGCGGAGCCTGCCCCCGGCCGCCCTCGGCGAGACCGGTCCGCAACGGATCACCGACTTCTTCGACCTGGCCGAGGCGCTCCGCACCGACGACGCCGTCGACGCCGCGGTCGAGCACCTGCCCCGCGCCACCATCCTGGCGCTCCGTGACAGCGGGGACGCCGACAGCCTGGGTCCGGCGATCACGCTCGGCCTGGCCGACGAGGACGGCGCCGTCGACGACGCGGTCGCCGCACGCGTGGCCGCCCACCCCGACCTCGTGGCACTGGAACGGTCAGGAGGCCCGGATCGCCCCGACCGCGCTCCGCACGCCGACGACGTGGCCGGCCGGGACCGCGCACGCACCTCCGGCGCGGAGCAGGCGTTCTCGAGCATGACCGTGCTCGCCGAACTGCTGCGTGCGGTGGACGCCGGCTCGGTCCGCGAACTCGTCAAGGGCGGCATCGGCACGCCACTCGCCAAGGCCCTGGCCGAGCGCACCGGCACCGAGGCGGACGTCGTGCCCGGGAGGCTGGAACTGCTCGACCGCGTGGGCTTCGCGGACCCGGGCTCCGGCCGCTGGACGGTCACCGACGCCGGGCAGGCCTGGCTGGTCACCGACTGGCCGGACCGCTGGGCGACGCTCGTGTCGGCCTGGGCGGACACCCTCGGTACCGCGGTGCACGAGGTCCTCGCGCTCGCAGACGACGACCTGCGCGACCTCGTGGCGCTCGGACGCTGGGCGTACCCCGCGGGCTCCCGTTGGCTCGACGCCCTCCTGCTCGACGCCGCCGGTACCGCCGGGTCGCTCGGACTCGCGGTCGACGGCATCGTCACGAGCACCGGACGGGCGCTCCTGGACGGTGACGCCGGACCCGCGTCGGAGGACCTGCCCGGCACCGTCGACCAGGTGTACCTGCAGCACGACCTGACCGTGATCGCCCCCGGCCCCCTCGCACCGGTCGACGACGCCGCCCTGCGCACGGTCGCCGTGCTCGAAGCCCCCGGGTTGGCCGCCCGGTACCGGATCTCCGAGGACACCCTGCGCGCGGCGTTCCGTGCCGGGCACTCCCGCGACGACGTCCTGGCACTGCTCACCCGACTGTCGTCGACGGGTGTCCCGCAGCCGCTCGCCTACCTGGTCGACCAGGTCGCCGGACGCGACGGCAGCATCGTCGTCGACCGCGGCGAGGGTGGGGTCGGCGCCGTGGTGCGCGGCACCGCGGACCAGCTCGACCTCATCGGTGTCGACGCCGAACTCCGGCAGATGGCGTGGGAGCGCAGCGACCTGACGACGTTGACCACCCGCTACCCGGCGCACGTCGTGCACACCGCGCTCGAGGACCAGCGCTACCCGGCCGTGCTCGCGACCGGCGCCCGCCCCGAGACGCACCACGGGCCTCCCGGTCGGCGCAGCCCCACCGGACGCTCGCCGGAACAGGCGGCGCACGCACTCGTGGAACGACTCCGCCTGACCACCCAGCGTGGTGACGCCGAGCCGGAGCAAGAGTGGCTGGGACGGCAGATCGACCTGGCCGTGCGCGGGCGGACGCCGATCCGGCTCACGGTCCGCATGCCGGACGGGTCCGAGCGGCCGTTCTCGATCATCCCGACCTCCGTCGCGGCCGGCCGCGTCCGCGGCCGTGACACCAGCGTCGACGTCGAACGCACGTTGCCGTTGTCGCTCGTCGTGGCGGTCGAGAGCGACGCCTGA
- a CDS encoding DNA repair helicase XPB: MNGPLIVQSDRTVLLEVAHPDAEDARHELAAFAELERAPEHVHTYRITRLGLWNARAAGHDAEAMIATLERFAKFPVPQSVTVDIRDTVSRYGRLVIRREEREDAPVIANSPTEELERLPVLLLTAEDPSVLAEVIRSKRIKPLLGDMRSPSEVELQPWARGQIKQELVKLGWPAEDLAGYTPGQPHPIDLDTAEWHMRPYQEQAVDTFFAQGSGVVVLPCGAGKTLVGAGAMATVKATTLILVTNTVSARQWRSELLKRTTLQPEDIGEYSGSVKEIRPVTIATYQILTARRKGEYTHLSLLDALDWGLIVYDEVHLLPAPVFKLTADLQARRRLGLTATLVREDGREGDVFSLIGPKRYDAPWKEIEAQGYISPAECYEVRIDLPHQERLEYAASSDDERYRLAATSPAKTPVVRELIEKHRGEQILVIGQYIDQLDELAASLDAAEITGATPVDERERLYDAFRAGEVDVLVVSKVANFSIDLPDATVAIQVSGSFGSRQEEAQRLGRLLRPNKDGLPASFYTLVARDTVDQDFAQNRQRFLAEQGYSYTILDADQVQAPVG; encoded by the coding sequence ATGAACGGACCGCTGATCGTGCAGAGCGACCGCACCGTGCTCCTCGAGGTGGCTCACCCCGATGCCGAGGACGCACGCCACGAGCTCGCGGCCTTCGCCGAACTCGAACGTGCCCCCGAGCACGTGCACACCTACCGCATCACCCGCCTCGGCCTGTGGAACGCACGGGCCGCCGGACACGACGCCGAGGCGATGATCGCCACGCTCGAGCGGTTCGCCAAGTTCCCCGTCCCGCAGAGCGTCACGGTCGACATCCGTGACACGGTGTCGCGCTACGGGCGACTCGTCATCCGGCGGGAGGAGCGCGAGGACGCCCCGGTCATCGCGAACTCCCCCACCGAGGAACTCGAGCGCCTTCCCGTGCTGCTCCTCACCGCCGAGGACCCGTCCGTCCTGGCCGAGGTCATCCGGTCGAAACGGATCAAGCCGTTGCTCGGCGACATGCGGAGTCCCTCCGAGGTCGAGCTGCAGCCGTGGGCTCGCGGGCAGATCAAGCAGGAGCTCGTGAAGCTCGGCTGGCCGGCCGAGGACCTGGCGGGCTACACCCCCGGGCAGCCGCACCCGATCGACCTCGACACCGCCGAGTGGCACATGCGCCCGTACCAGGAGCAGGCCGTCGACACGTTCTTCGCGCAGGGCTCCGGTGTCGTCGTGCTGCCCTGTGGCGCCGGCAAGACCCTGGTCGGCGCCGGTGCGATGGCGACCGTCAAGGCGACCACGCTCATCCTCGTGACGAACACCGTGTCCGCACGGCAGTGGCGCAGCGAGCTCCTGAAGCGGACGACCCTGCAGCCGGAGGACATCGGCGAGTACTCGGGCAGCGTCAAGGAGATCCGGCCGGTCACGATCGCGACGTACCAGATCCTCACCGCCCGCCGGAAGGGCGAGTACACGCACCTGTCGCTGCTCGACGCCCTCGACTGGGGCCTCATCGTGTACGACGAGGTCCACCTGCTGCCGGCACCGGTCTTCAAGCTGACCGCGGACCTGCAGGCACGCCGTCGACTCGGCCTCACGGCGACCCTCGTGCGCGAGGACGGCCGCGAGGGCGACGTCTTCTCGCTCATCGGCCCGAAGCGCTACGACGCTCCGTGGAAAGAGATCGAGGCGCAGGGCTACATCTCCCCTGCCGAGTGCTACGAGGTGCGCATCGACCTGCCGCACCAGGAGCGCCTGGAGTACGCGGCCTCGAGCGACGACGAGCGCTACCGGCTCGCCGCCACCTCGCCCGCGAAGACCCCGGTCGTGCGGGAGCTCATCGAGAAGCACCGCGGAGAGCAGATCCTGGTGATCGGGCAGTACATCGACCAGCTCGACGAACTGGCCGCGTCGCTCGACGCGGCCGAGATCACCGGTGCGACCCCGGTCGACGAACGCGAGCGGCTGTACGACGCGTTCCGAGCCGGCGAGGTGGACGTGCTCGTCGTGTCGAAGGTCGCGAACTTCTCGATCGACCTGCCCGACGCCACCGTCGCGATCCAGGTCTCCGGTTCCTTCGGGTCACGGCAGGAGGAGGCGCAGCGCCTCGGACGACTGCTCCGTCCGAACAAGGACGGCCTGCCCGCGTCGTTCTACACGCTGGTCGCGCGGGACACCGTCGACCAGGACTTCGCGCAGAACCGGCAGCGGTTCCTCGCCGAGCAGGGGTACTCCTACACGATCCTGGATGCCGACCAGGTCCAGGCGCCCGTGGGCTGA
- a CDS encoding response regulator transcription factor: MSDGPKILIVDDEPNIRDLLTTSLRFAGFAVRAVGNGAQAISAVLEEEPDLIILDVMLPDMNGFGVTKRLRSSGYTSPILFLTAKDDTEDKITGLTVGGDDYVTKPFSLDEIVARIKAILRRTMNDEEDAIIRAGELTMDQDTHEVTIGDAQIELSPTEFKLLRYLMLNPNRVLSKAQILDHVWEYDFNGDAGIVESYISYLRRKLDQYSAEPIIQTKRGFGYMLKASKAS; the protein is encoded by the coding sequence ATGAGCGATGGCCCCAAGATCCTGATCGTCGACGACGAACCGAACATCCGCGACCTCCTGACGACCTCGTTGCGCTTCGCCGGGTTCGCCGTCCGTGCCGTCGGCAACGGCGCCCAGGCGATCTCGGCCGTGCTCGAGGAAGAACCCGACCTGATCATCCTCGACGTGATGCTCCCCGACATGAACGGCTTCGGCGTCACCAAGCGCCTCCGCTCGTCGGGCTACACCTCGCCGATCCTGTTCCTCACCGCGAAGGACGACACCGAGGACAAGATCACCGGCCTCACCGTCGGCGGCGACGACTACGTCACCAAGCCGTTCTCCCTCGACGAGATCGTCGCCCGCATCAAGGCCATCCTGCGGCGCACAATGAACGACGAGGAAGACGCGATCATCCGCGCCGGCGAGCTGACGATGGACCAGGACACGCACGAGGTCACCATCGGCGACGCGCAGATCGAGCTGTCGCCCACCGAGTTCAAGCTGCTCCGCTACCTCATGCTCAACCCCAACCGCGTGCTGTCGAAGGCGCAGATCCTCGACCACGTGTGGGAGTACGACTTCAACGGCGACGCCGGCATCGTCGAGTCCTACATCTCGTACCTGCGCCGCAAGCTCGACCAGTACTCGGCCGAGCCCATCATCCAGACCAAGCGCGGCTTCGGGTACATGCTGAAGGCGTCCAAGGCCTCGTAG
- a CDS encoding sensor histidine kinase, with protein sequence MHTRMSRWWDGISLRTKITGITVLLVALGLLVAGLGTMTVLSTYLMAQLDNNVKGTTEQLEGQNISDGEQYCKLSVVLSQSAYVAAYDADGDKICQTKASSRPDIRELDFSAAAQNGSRFSLYDSQHNHEWRAQVIPASLQNQTSGSTETGFVLVAVSSADTDQTILRFTAIFLSFGASVILLGAMLTRLLVTATFDPLRDVEDTAARFAAGDFNQRLEADTPNTEVGRLNRSLNVMLERIDTAFEDRQRTIDQMRRFVGDASHELRTPLVSLRGYAELYRMGALRKEEDVAQAMERIEKEAKRMGLLVQDLLQLARIDESKPLELGPVDLVAIARDSALDTMASNPDREIQVLVEDAMTGESVPQAVRPPSSSSSSSSSLSSGSSSDTGEVPPASPTSANTTGPIAFSRQTIARLRARRTRAMDIEAGAAPTDETTPLPTVVMPKRPPIVLAEENKIRQIVTNLMGNAMRFTEHDAPIEIGVGVDDDRGMAHIDVIDHGEGIPAQLRDKIFQRFWRADTSRARDTGGSGLGLAIVSGIVAAHHGSVEVFDTEGGGATFRVWLPLLPRDYAA encoded by the coding sequence ATGCACACGCGAATGAGCCGCTGGTGGGACGGGATCTCCCTGCGCACCAAGATCACCGGGATCACGGTGCTCCTGGTGGCGCTCGGCCTGCTCGTCGCCGGGCTCGGCACGATGACCGTCCTGTCCACGTACCTGATGGCGCAGCTCGACAACAACGTCAAGGGCACGACGGAGCAACTCGAGGGCCAGAACATCAGCGACGGCGAGCAGTACTGCAAGCTGTCGGTCGTACTGTCGCAGAGCGCCTACGTCGCCGCGTACGACGCCGACGGCGACAAGATCTGCCAAACGAAGGCGTCGAGCCGTCCGGACATCCGCGAACTCGACTTCTCGGCAGCAGCGCAGAACGGCTCGCGCTTCTCGCTCTACGACAGCCAGCACAACCACGAATGGCGTGCCCAGGTCATCCCCGCATCGCTGCAGAACCAGACGAGCGGCTCCACCGAGACCGGCTTCGTGCTCGTCGCGGTGTCGAGCGCCGACACCGACCAGACGATCCTGCGGTTCACCGCGATCTTCCTGAGCTTCGGTGCCTCGGTGATCCTGCTCGGGGCGATGCTCACGCGGCTGCTCGTCACCGCCACGTTCGACCCGTTGCGGGACGTCGAGGACACCGCTGCGCGCTTCGCCGCCGGTGACTTCAACCAGCGCCTCGAAGCGGACACCCCGAACACCGAGGTCGGCCGGCTCAACCGGTCCCTCAACGTCATGCTCGAACGCATCGACACCGCGTTCGAGGACCGCCAGCGCACCATCGACCAGATGCGGCGGTTCGTCGGCGACGCCTCGCACGAACTCCGCACGCCGCTGGTGTCCCTGCGCGGGTACGCCGAGCTGTACCGGATGGGCGCCCTGCGCAAGGAAGAAGACGTCGCCCAGGCGATGGAGCGCATCGAGAAAGAGGCGAAGCGGATGGGTCTGCTCGTGCAGGACCTGCTCCAGCTCGCCCGCATCGACGAGTCGAAGCCGCTCGAGCTCGGGCCGGTCGACCTCGTCGCCATCGCACGCGACTCGGCGCTCGACACCATGGCGTCCAACCCGGACCGCGAGATCCAGGTGCTCGTCGAGGACGCCATGACGGGCGAGAGCGTGCCCCAGGCCGTGCGGCCGCCCTCGTCCTCGTCCTCGTCCTCGTCGTCGCTCTCGTCGGGCTCGTCGTCCGACACGGGCGAGGTCCCCCCGGCGTCGCCCACCTCGGCGAACACCACGGGCCCCATCGCGTTCTCGCGGCAGACGATCGCGCGTCTCCGTGCTCGTCGGACCCGGGCGATGGACATCGAGGCCGGTGCCGCCCCCACCGACGAGACGACACCGCTGCCCACGGTCGTGATGCCCAAGCGCCCGCCGATCGTCCTGGCGGAGGAGAACAAGATCCGCCAGATCGTGACGAACCTGATGGGCAACGCAATGCGGTTCACCGAACACGACGCCCCGATCGAGATCGGCGTCGGCGTGGACGACGACCGCGGCATGGCCCACATCGACGTCATCGACCACGGCGAGGGGATCCCCGCGCAGCTGCGCGACAAGATCTTCCAGCGGTTCTGGCGTGCCGACACCTCGCGCGCGCGGGACACCGGCGGCTCGGGGCTCGGACTCGCCATCGTGTCGGGCATCGTCGCGGCACACCACGGCTCGGTCGAGGTCTTCGACACCGAGGGCGGCGGCGCGACCTTCCGCGTCTGGCTGCCCCTGCTCCCTCGCGACTACGCCGCCTGA
- the groL gene encoding chaperonin GroEL (60 kDa chaperone family; promotes refolding of misfolded polypeptides especially under stressful conditions; forms two stacked rings of heptamers to form a barrel-shaped 14mer; ends can be capped by GroES; misfolded proteins enter the barrel where they are refolded when GroES binds) — MAKIIAFDEEARRGLERGLNQLADAVKVTLGPRGRNVVLEKKWGAPTITNDGVSIAKEIELDDPYEKIGAELVKEVAKKTDDVAGDGTTTATVLAQALVREGLRNVAAGADPVSLKRGIEKAVSAVSDQLLANAKDIETKDQIAATASISAADPTIGALIAEAIDKVGKEGVVTVEESNTFGTELELTEGMRFDKGYLSQYFVTDPERQEAVFEDAYILIVNSKISNIKDLLPVVDKVIQAGKQLLIIAEDVDGEALATLVVNKIRGIFKSVAVKAPGFGDRRKAMLQDIAILTGGQVISEEVGLKLENATLDLLGRARKVVITKDETTIVEGAGDAEQIAGRVRQIRSEIEATDSDYDREKLQERLAKLAGGVAVIKAGAATEVELKERKHRIEDAVRNAKAAVEEGIVAGGGVALIQAGAVALEALELEGDEATGANIVRVAIDAPLKQIALNAGLEPGVVAAKVRELESGWGLNAATGEYVDLIAAGIIDPAKVTRSALQNAASIAGLFLTTEVVVADKPERAAAAPVGDPTGGMDF; from the coding sequence ATGGCTAAGATCATTGCTTTCGACGAGGAGGCCCGCCGTGGCCTCGAGCGCGGCCTGAACCAGCTGGCCGACGCCGTGAAGGTGACGCTCGGCCCGCGCGGCCGCAACGTCGTCCTCGAGAAGAAGTGGGGCGCCCCCACGATCACGAACGACGGTGTCTCCATCGCCAAGGAGATCGAGCTCGACGACCCGTACGAGAAGATCGGTGCGGAGCTCGTCAAGGAGGTCGCCAAGAAGACCGACGACGTCGCCGGTGACGGTACGACCACCGCGACCGTCCTCGCCCAGGCACTCGTCCGCGAGGGCCTCCGCAACGTCGCCGCCGGCGCCGACCCCGTGTCGCTCAAGCGCGGCATCGAGAAGGCCGTCTCCGCCGTCTCCGACCAGCTCCTCGCCAACGCGAAGGACATCGAGACCAAGGACCAGATCGCCGCGACCGCGTCGATCTCGGCTGCAGACCCGACCATCGGCGCGCTCATCGCCGAGGCCATCGACAAGGTCGGCAAGGAAGGTGTCGTCACCGTCGAGGAGTCGAACACCTTCGGCACCGAGCTCGAGCTGACCGAGGGCATGCGCTTCGACAAGGGCTACCTGTCGCAGTACTTCGTCACCGACCCCGAGCGTCAGGAAGCCGTCTTCGAGGACGCCTACATCCTGATCGTCAACTCGAAGATCTCGAACATCAAGGACCTCCTGCCGGTCGTCGACAAGGTGATCCAGGCGGGCAAGCAGCTCCTGATCATCGCCGAGGACGTCGACGGCGAGGCCCTGGCCACGCTCGTCGTGAACAAGATCCGCGGCATCTTCAAGTCCGTCGCCGTCAAGGCCCCGGGCTTCGGCGACCGTCGCAAGGCCATGCTGCAGGACATCGCGATCCTGACCGGTGGCCAGGTCATCTCGGAAGAGGTCGGCCTCAAGCTCGAGAACGCGACGCTCGACCTGCTCGGTCGTGCCCGCAAGGTCGTCATCACCAAGGACGAGACCACGATCGTCGAGGGTGCCGGCGACGCTGAGCAGATCGCCGGCCGTGTCCGCCAGATCCGCTCCGAGATCGAGGCGACCGACTCCGACTACGACCGCGAGAAGCTCCAGGAGCGCCTGGCGAAGCTCGCCGGTGGCGTCGCCGTCATCAAGGCGGGTGCCGCGACCGAGGTCGAGCTCAAGGAGCGCAAGCACCGCATCGAGGACGCCGTCCGCAACGCGAAGGCTGCCGTCGAAGAGGGCATCGTCGCCGGTGGTGGCGTCGCCCTCATCCAGGCCGGTGCCGTCGCACTCGAGGCCCTCGAGCTCGAGGGTGACGAGGCGACCGGTGCGAACATCGTCCGCGTGGCCATCGACGCGCCGCTCAAGCAGATCGCGCTGAACGCCGGTCTCGAGCCGGGTGTCGTCGCCGCCAAGGTGCGCGAGCTCGAGTCGGGCTGGGGCCTCAACGCTGCGACCGGCGAGTACGTCGACCTCATCGCCGCGGGCATCATCGACCCGGCCAAGGTCACGCGCTCGGCGCTGCAGAACGCTGCGTCGATCGCCGGTCTGTTCCTGACGACCGAGGTCGTCGTCGCCGACAAGCCCGAGCGTGCCGCGGCCGCTCCGGTCGGCGACCCGACGGGTGGCATGGACTTCTAG
- a CDS encoding cold-shock protein codes for MANGTVKWFNAEKGFGFITVDGGGQDVFVHYSAIDMSGYKVLEEGQAVVFDVGTGSKGPQAEAVRPA; via the coding sequence ATGGCCAACGGAACCGTGAAGTGGTTCAACGCTGAAAAGGGCTTCGGCTTCATCACCGTCGATGGAGGAGGCCAGGACGTGTTCGTGCACTACTCGGCCATCGACATGTCGGGTTACAAGGTCCTCGAGGAGGGCCAGGCAGTGGTGTTCGACGTCGGCACTGGGTCGAAGGGCCCGCAGGCGGAGGCAGTCCGACCGGCCTGA
- a CDS encoding LytR C-terminal domain-containing protein, with product MSTRFPRDRFDDVADGPRVGAHRGAQRRGRGWIAFAWAALATGVLVGIGVLVLALLNGSYSFSGSDSPSASTSSSATAKPSASATSKPSASSSAGADAGSGAAAATPAQQGTTTVVVLNGTTTTGLAARASATLTGAGWQVASTGDAGTTGSTSTIVYYQQAAQAAVAQGIAKQLGVTAVQQSAAFPNADVSVVLGADYTG from the coding sequence ATGAGCACCAGATTCCCCCGTGACCGGTTCGACGACGTCGCCGACGGCCCCCGGGTCGGCGCACACCGCGGTGCCCAGCGCCGCGGCCGTGGCTGGATCGCGTTCGCCTGGGCGGCACTCGCCACCGGCGTGCTCGTCGGCATCGGCGTGCTCGTCCTCGCACTCCTGAACGGCAGCTACTCGTTCAGCGGGTCGGACTCGCCCTCGGCGTCGACGAGCTCGTCGGCCACGGCGAAGCCGTCCGCGTCCGCCACCTCGAAGCCCTCGGCCTCCTCGTCGGCCGGTGCGGATGCCGGTTCCGGAGCGGCCGCGGCCACGCCGGCGCAGCAGGGGACCACGACCGTCGTCGTCCTGAACGGCACGACGACCACCGGTCTCGCCGCCCGCGCCAGCGCCACGCTGACCGGCGCCGGCTGGCAGGTCGCCTCGACCGGGGACGCCGGCACGACCGGGTCGACCTCGACGATCGTGTACTACCAGCAGGCCGCGCAGGCGGCCGTCGCGCAGGGCATCGCGAAGCAGCTCGGGGTCACCGCCGTGCAGCAGTCGGCAGCGTTCCCGAACGCCGATGTGAGCGTCGTGCTCGGGGCCGACTACACCGGCTGA